A genome region from Ptiloglossa arizonensis isolate GNS036 chromosome 4, iyPtiAriz1_principal, whole genome shotgun sequence includes the following:
- the LOC143145741 gene encoding uncharacterized protein LOC143145741, with translation MKAINYVCCALVFGCIVKMAHSEKSQSKIQQRLFDTLTTDDSLKLKRPFCNAFTGCGEKRNFQENPTSSQELEAGSSVRLPLVLYRALLRAASQNIRSTIDRDSNEYQLSEVPQVYLSGKMPLHKRLDVPSTSLE, from the exons GCAATCAACTACGTCTGCTGCGCTTTGGTGTTCGGGTGCATCGTGAAAATGGCACACTCCGAGAAGTCTCAAAGCAAG ATCCAGCAACGATTGTTCGACACCCTCACGACAGACGACTCGCTCAAGCTGAAGAGACCGTTTTGCAATGCTTTCACCG GCTGCGGAGAAAAGAGGAATTTCCAGGAAAATCCTACGTCCTCCCAGGAGTTGGAAGCCGGGAGCAGCGTTCGACTCCCTCTTGTTCTCTACAGAGCGTTGCTGAGAGCCGCTTCTCAGAACATCCGTAGCACAATCGATCGTGACTCGAACGAGTATCAATTGTCCGAGGTCCCGCAGGTGTATCTGTCCGGAAAAATGCCGCTTCACAAGAGGCTCGACGTGCCATCAACTTCTTTGGAGTAA
- the LOC143145739 gene encoding uncharacterized protein LOC143145739 has protein sequence MTSNVLLFLCFSTLYLTRCDASNTELYANTTNDGDVTETQHATCKITTEELVASARATVTRVLTGACSAKTMDEKLQSLERNLTLELEKIKTILYTVLQNKRDTARLSKTPCDEKLNHNDHPVDDTKNGNPSPRQPEIDKTNGVVQEIFPINGSTSVFFYYWQIKNFSEKLASWRTARFERSETFYVGQNGYAMYIKVTPRHSDDTVFISVGLTRGRHDFILRWPFPHKMRLEVLDHSPEQSRQDRRSRFWDPSLLCSEYFWSRPKLTGEPDNPDCVGLSVSRQVFFAKLPFSNNMRYLWNGSVTIKLTVLL, from the exons ATGACATCGAACGTTTTATTGTTCTTGTGTTTCAGTACGCTCTATTTAACTCGGTGTGATGCAAGCAATACGGAACTCT ACGCAAATACAACGAACGACGGAGACGTTACGGAAACGCAACACGCTACATGTAAAATCACAACCGAGGAATTGGTGGCTAGCGCACGTGCCACTGTCACGAGAGTACTCACCGGAGCTTGTAGCGCGa AAACGATGGACGAGAAACTGCAATCACTGGAGAGAAACCTGACCCTAGAACTGGAGAAAATTAAAACGATCCTTTACACGGTTTTGCAAAATAAAAGAGACACCGCAAGGTTATCGAAAACACCGTGCGACGAGAAATTAAACCACAACGATCACCCCGTAGACGATACCAAAAATGGTAATCCGTCACCGAGGCAGCCAGAGATCGACAAGACCAACGGTGTCGTTCAGGAAATTTTTCCAATAAACG GGTCTACGAGCGTCTTTTTTTACTACTGGCAAATAAAGAATTTCAGCGAGAAGCTCGCCAGTTGGAGAACCGCTCGTTTCGAACGTAGTGAGACGTTTTACGTCGGCCAAAATGGATACGCCATGTACATCAAGGTTACACCGCGACATTCTGATGATACTGTCTTCATAAGCGTTGGACTGACCCGTGGTCGTCACGATTTCATTCTTAGATGGCCGTTTCCCCATAAGATGCGCCTAGAG GTTTTAGATCATTCGCCGGAGCAATCGCGACAGGATCGACGTTCACGGTTTTGGGATCCGTCGTTGCTCTGCTCGGAATATTTCTGGAGCCGTCCAAAATTAACTGGAGAACCGGACAACCCCGACTGCGTTGGACTGAGCGTTTCGCGACAAGTTTTCTTTGCGAAGCTACCGTTTTCGAATAACATGAGGTACCTTTGGAACGGGAGCGTCACCATAAAGCTGACAGTCTTGCTCTAG